A window from Synergistaceae bacterium DZ-S4 encodes these proteins:
- a CDS encoding prepilin-type N-terminal cleavage/methylation domain-containing protein — protein MENKKGFSLIELLVVMLIMGVIAGASCLVFADGEDGDRVVREEADKFAVWLTEMMSRAQMEECGFKLSMSQQSTRNASFKLTWQGGPRHGSAEVYESSKARIFPQSGNLSKSRIFDGEWSSMTPAVTLDVKPVPPGKAKTLYIVVSGAGCVSVRDRIN, from the coding sequence ATAGAAAATAAAAAGGGTTTTTCGCTCATAGAGCTGCTTGTCGTCATGCTGATCATGGGAGTGATCGCCGGCGCTTCCTGCCTGGTCTTTGCAGACGGGGAAGACGGCGACAGGGTCGTACGGGAAGAGGCCGATAAATTTGCTGTCTGGCTGACGGAGATGATGTCAAGGGCACAAATGGAAGAGTGCGGATTCAAACTTTCCATGTCACAGCAAAGCACAAGGAATGCTTCTTTCAAGCTGACATGGCAGGGAGGTCCGAGGCATGGGTCGGCAGAGGTCTATGAGTCTTCAAAGGCGAGAATATTTCCTCAGAGCGGAAATCTTTCAAAATCACGGATTTTCGACGGGGAATGGAGCTCCATGACACCGGCAGTTACTCTTGACGTAAAACCAGTGCCTCCCGGCAAAGCCAAAACTTTATATATCGTAGTGTCAGGGGCAGGATGTGTGTCTGTACGGGACAGGATAAACTGA
- the grdA gene encoding glycine/sarcosine/betaine reductase complex selenoprotein A: MGKLAGKKLLLLGERDGVPGPAMEACLKESGAEIVFSATECFVUTAAGAMDLQNQQRIVDAAEKYGAGNCVVILGSSDAEGAEIYAETVTNGDPTFAGPLAGVSLGLAVYHVFDEEIRSECNEAQWEEQISMMEMVLEPDALAAAVKGMRDEFSKFKL; this comes from the coding sequence ATGGGCAAACTGGCAGGTAAGAAACTTCTCCTCCTGGGAGAAAGGGACGGCGTCCCTGGACCGGCCATGGAGGCATGTCTGAAAGAGAGCGGGGCTGAGATAGTATTTTCTGCCACTGAATGCTTTGTCTGAACCGCGGCAGGGGCAATGGACCTGCAGAACCAGCAGCGCATCGTCGATGCGGCTGAGAAGTACGGAGCCGGGAACTGTGTAGTGATACTTGGTTCTTCTGACGCGGAAGGCGCAGAGATCTACGCCGAGACCGTAACAAACGGCGATCCTACTTTTGCAGGGCCACTTGCGGGAGTCTCGTTGGGACTCGCGGTATACCACGTTTTTGATGAAGAGATCCGTTCGGAATGCAATGAAGCGCAGTGGGAAGAGCAGATCTCCATGATGGAGATGGTCCTTGAACCGGATGCTCTTGCAGCGGCAGTAAAAGGCATGAGGGACGAATTCAGCAAATTCAAGCTTTAA
- a CDS encoding thioredoxin family protein, which yields MIELTKENCDAEVREEKALPVVVDFWGPQCVPCMGLMPHYTEMAKEFEGKAKFTKVDCSVNKRVAMGFRVMGLPTFLFWKDGVEVKRLSKEECTPEAIRAEIVKLIG from the coding sequence ATGATCGAACTGACCAAGGAAAATTGTGACGCTGAGGTACGCGAGGAGAAGGCACTTCCTGTCGTGGTGGATTTTTGGGGACCCCAGTGCGTTCCATGCATGGGCCTTATGCCCCACTACACAGAGATGGCAAAGGAATTTGAGGGCAAGGCCAAATTTACAAAGGTAGACTGTTCTGTCAACAAGAGGGTCGCAATGGGATTCCGCGTAATGGGGCTTCCGACATTCCTCTTCTGGAAAGACGGAGTGGAGGTAAAACGCCTTTCCAAGGAAGAATGCACCCCTGAAGCGATCAGGGCGGAGATAGTGAAACTTATCGGATAG
- a CDS encoding GrdX family protein, which translates to MAEKILQIVTNNPEIYWSPEMPYGVISTEGDPIDVLDRTQELLQHGWRLLSAPLPPNVPIMRGPYRSLVIEESERQYDKDGIIAVEKARERYLIERERNCSEPQEDFALIDRQMLQRALRDISILDSISS; encoded by the coding sequence ATGGCTGAAAAGATACTTCAGATAGTTACCAACAACCCCGAGATCTACTGGAGTCCGGAGATGCCTTACGGCGTCATCTCAACGGAAGGAGATCCTATCGACGTGCTGGACAGGACCCAAGAACTCCTGCAGCATGGGTGGCGCCTCCTTTCCGCGCCCCTTCCTCCGAACGTCCCAATAATGCGCGGACCTTACAGGTCCCTGGTGATAGAGGAATCAGAGAGACAGTACGACAAGGACGGGATAATCGCGGTAGAGAAAGCAAGAGAGAGATATCTGATAGAGAGGGAGAGAAACTGCTCGGAACCGCAGGAGGATTTCGCGCTTATCGACCGGCAGATGCTACAGAGGGCACTCAGGGATATTTCCATTCTGGACAGCATTTCTTCGTAG
- a CDS encoding glycine/betaine/sarcosine/D-proline family reductase selenoprotein B has translation MTYRIVHYINQFYAGIGGEEMADHKPELREGFVGPGMQIEKLFNGEGKVVGTVICGDGYYGENTEEARKACLEMIKGLKPDILFAGPAFNAGRYGFACGDIAAAAGEELGIPTVTAMYPENPGVELYSKKTYIAITSDSARGMAKAIPAMVSIGTKLLKGEKMGPARLEGYIHRGIRKSFFHEKSGAERAVDMLLAKLKGEGFRTEYEMPVFNKIPPAAPVKDLRKATIALVSSGGIVPKGNPDHIRVSSAENFGAYDISELKNMTPENYESIHGGYDREWANVDPDVVLPLDVMRELEEEGVFGKIHPIFYTTTGTGTAVANAEKFGREIGEELKKAGVDAAILTSTUGTCTRCGASMTREIERVAGIPVVQIATIVPIMLTVGTNRIVPGVAIPHPTGNPALGPEGDRAVRRELLLRSFKAITTQITEQTIFEK, from the coding sequence ATGACATACAGGATAGTTCACTATATTAACCAGTTTTACGCGGGCATAGGCGGCGAGGAAATGGCTGACCACAAGCCTGAACTCAGGGAGGGCTTTGTCGGCCCCGGCATGCAGATCGAAAAGCTCTTCAACGGGGAGGGCAAGGTCGTCGGAACTGTGATATGCGGAGACGGGTATTACGGAGAGAACACCGAGGAAGCAAGAAAAGCATGCCTTGAAATGATAAAGGGGCTAAAGCCCGACATCCTCTTTGCGGGACCGGCTTTCAACGCAGGAAGATACGGATTCGCGTGCGGGGACATAGCGGCGGCTGCAGGGGAAGAACTCGGGATACCGACAGTTACCGCAATGTACCCGGAGAACCCCGGAGTCGAGCTCTATTCCAAAAAAACATATATCGCAATAACATCAGACAGCGCAAGGGGAATGGCTAAGGCGATACCTGCAATGGTAAGCATCGGAACCAAGCTTCTGAAGGGCGAAAAGATGGGGCCCGCAAGGCTGGAAGGTTATATCCACCGCGGCATAAGAAAATCTTTCTTCCATGAGAAGAGCGGTGCCGAAAGAGCTGTTGATATGCTGCTCGCAAAACTTAAGGGAGAAGGATTCCGCACAGAGTACGAGATGCCCGTCTTCAACAAGATCCCCCCTGCGGCCCCTGTCAAAGACCTCCGGAAGGCCACGATAGCCCTCGTATCGTCCGGCGGCATAGTGCCTAAGGGAAACCCCGACCACATTAGGGTCTCATCAGCTGAAAACTTCGGAGCTTACGACATATCAGAACTCAAAAACATGACTCCGGAGAACTACGAGTCCATCCATGGCGGTTATGACCGCGAATGGGCAAATGTCGACCCCGACGTGGTGCTTCCTCTCGACGTTATGCGCGAACTTGAGGAGGAGGGGGTCTTCGGAAAGATCCATCCAATTTTCTACACGACCACGGGAACCGGAACAGCCGTCGCAAATGCCGAAAAGTTTGGCAGGGAGATCGGTGAGGAACTCAAAAAGGCGGGCGTCGACGCAGCGATCCTGACATCCACCTGAGGAACCTGCACTCGATGCGGCGCATCGATGACCCGCGAGATAGAAAGAGTGGCAGGCATTCCGGTCGTACAGATCGCAACGATAGTACCCATAATGCTTACGGTAGGAACGAACAGGATCGTACCGGGAGTTGCGATACCGCATCCGACCGGGAATCCGGCTCTTGGTCCCGAGGGAGACAGGGCTGTAAGGAGAGAACTTCTGCTCCGTTCCTTCAAAGCTATTACAACACAGATAACTGAGCAGACAATATTTGAAAAATGA
- a CDS encoding glycine/sarcosine/betaine reductase component B subunit, with product MRLELHKIHITGLAFAEKTYTSGGTLFISKEEAGALIAEDRRFAKVELDLASPGESTRIIPVKDVVEPRVKLGSSGYFPGFFAPMEKAGSGATLVLDGAAVVTCGPIVAFQEGFIDMSGPGAPYTPFSKTYNVVLYVEPAEGLEKHHYEAALREAGLKLGVYLARCCSENEWKADEVQVFEKDNTFEETAKFPDLPKIVYVCMNITQGLLHDTYLYASDLRPALPTLLHPNEVLDGAMVSGNCVSACDKNTTWHHLHNPIVQALYARHGKEINFLGMIPTQESTVLDGKLRAVSMNLSIAQQLGADGAVISEEGYGNPDTDLCLNAKYFEKAGIKTVLVSDESAGTDGASQSLADATPELDAFISTGNVNEMIEVPAMKKVIGCKEAISLLSGGAEESLRPDGSMYVELQSVIASTAEIGFNKLGCEWV from the coding sequence ATGCGGCTGGAACTGCACAAGATACACATTACCGGCCTTGCTTTCGCCGAAAAGACATACACTTCCGGCGGTACCCTTTTCATCAGCAAAGAAGAGGCCGGGGCATTGATAGCGGAAGACAGGCGTTTTGCGAAAGTTGAACTGGATCTGGCCTCTCCCGGAGAGAGCACAAGGATAATTCCGGTCAAGGATGTTGTAGAACCAAGGGTGAAACTTGGCAGCAGCGGGTATTTCCCGGGATTCTTCGCACCCATGGAAAAAGCCGGATCGGGTGCGACTCTTGTTCTTGACGGTGCGGCTGTGGTGACCTGCGGGCCGATCGTGGCCTTCCAGGAGGGTTTTATTGACATGAGCGGCCCGGGAGCGCCATACACACCTTTCTCAAAGACCTATAACGTGGTGCTCTACGTTGAACCCGCTGAAGGACTCGAAAAGCACCACTATGAAGCGGCACTCCGCGAAGCCGGACTGAAGCTGGGGGTATATCTCGCCCGCTGCTGTTCCGAAAATGAATGGAAGGCCGACGAGGTACAGGTATTCGAAAAGGACAATACTTTTGAAGAGACGGCGAAGTTTCCTGATCTGCCTAAGATCGTATATGTGTGCATGAATATAACTCAGGGCCTCCTTCATGACACATACCTCTATGCAAGCGATCTCAGACCTGCACTTCCCACCCTTCTACACCCCAACGAAGTGCTGGACGGGGCGATGGTCTCAGGAAACTGCGTCTCGGCATGCGATAAGAACACGACATGGCATCACCTCCACAATCCGATAGTCCAGGCCCTCTATGCAAGGCACGGCAAGGAGATCAACTTCCTGGGCATGATCCCAACACAGGAGAGCACCGTTCTCGACGGAAAACTCAGGGCAGTCAGCATGAACCTCTCCATAGCGCAGCAGCTCGGAGCTGACGGCGCGGTAATATCCGAAGAGGGCTACGGAAATCCCGACACTGACCTTTGCCTCAATGCAAAATACTTTGAGAAGGCGGGGATCAAAACGGTGCTGGTATCCGATGAGTCAGCGGGAACTGACGGGGCGAGCCAGAGCCTGGCGGATGCCACCCCCGAACTTGACGCGTTCATATCGACAGGGAATGTAAACGAGATGATCGAGGTCCCGGCGATGAAAAAAGTCATCGGATGCAAAGAAGCTATCTCACTCCTTTCAGGCGGAGCCGAAGAGAGTCTGAGGCCCGACGGGTCAATGTACGTCGAACTTCAGTCCGTTATTGCCTCGACCGCTGAGATCGGCTTCAACAAACTTGGCTGCGAATGGGTCTAA
- a CDS encoding helix-turn-helix domain-containing protein: MFKKMAQNIAKSTSEVIGYGVLVTDEKGMIIGCNDEKRIGEYHPPSLQVMQENRPMTTSTSDAENYGNVLPGYTLPIQFFDRVLGSVSIAGLPEEVERYGLLVQKQAEIMLREQAFLESNLLRERSLRDLIENISSYDPRVGSGELIIMQAKELGFNILKCRIAIVIEMNRWSNEAAESAFQRMLREVRTSFSNPRNVICPQENYRVTILLSASSDRDPDKIYEAAEVLSKDFLDSIGAKGILADVSVGFSAFDLQGLSRSINSARNSLRLAKQLGTKGMIRSEKFTGEALLDALPPGVREEYVTRILKGLSSRNDFNEMKETFLAWCGSPFASGNVAENLSMHRNSLQYRLKKIRSLTGKDPWNFKDAFELWAAFVISDISKN, translated from the coding sequence ATGTTTAAAAAAATGGCCCAGAATATTGCTAAAAGCACCAGCGAAGTCATAGGGTACGGAGTACTGGTAACAGACGAAAAGGGGATGATAATTGGATGCAACGATGAGAAAAGGATCGGAGAATACCATCCGCCTTCTCTTCAGGTCATGCAGGAGAACAGGCCTATGACGACCTCCACCTCGGATGCCGAAAATTACGGCAATGTCCTTCCGGGCTACACCCTGCCCATTCAGTTCTTTGACAGAGTACTGGGATCGGTGTCGATCGCCGGCCTCCCTGAGGAGGTAGAGCGCTATGGCCTGCTCGTGCAGAAACAGGCGGAGATAATGCTTCGCGAACAGGCCTTCCTTGAGTCTAACCTGCTTAGGGAGCGGTCTCTGCGCGACCTGATAGAGAACATCTCATCCTACGACCCAAGAGTAGGCAGCGGGGAACTTATCATAATGCAGGCCAAGGAGCTTGGTTTCAACATTTTAAAGTGCAGGATAGCGATAGTGATCGAGATGAACAGGTGGTCAAACGAAGCTGCAGAGTCCGCCTTTCAGAGAATGCTCAGAGAGGTCAGGACAAGTTTCTCCAATCCGAGGAACGTTATATGCCCGCAGGAGAATTACAGGGTGACGATCCTCCTGTCTGCAAGTTCGGACAGGGATCCTGATAAAATTTATGAAGCTGCCGAGGTCCTCTCAAAAGATTTTCTTGATAGCATCGGGGCAAAGGGCATCCTCGCGGATGTCTCGGTCGGGTTTTCTGCTTTCGATCTGCAGGGACTCTCACGTTCCATAAACTCTGCAAGAAATTCTCTTAGGCTGGCTAAGCAGCTTGGAACAAAAGGAATGATCAGGTCAGAAAAATTTACGGGCGAGGCTTTGCTGGATGCTCTTCCCCCTGGAGTGAGGGAAGAATATGTGACGAGGATCCTGAAGGGGCTGTCTTCGAGAAATGATTTCAATGAAATGAAGGAGACCTTTCTGGCATGGTGCGGATCTCCGTTTGCCAGCGGAAATGTTGCCGAAAACTTATCAATGCACAGGAACAGCCTTCAGTACAGGCTGAAAAAGATACGTTCGCTCACTGGAAAGGATCCCTGGAATTTTAAAGATGCCTTCGAACTGTGGGCTGCCTTTGTCATTTCAGATATTTCAAAAAACTGA
- the leuS gene encoding leucine--tRNA ligase — MPYDFGAIEPKWQKEWAGSKVFEVEADNSKEKFYCLEMFPYPSGALHMGHLRNYSIGDLLARFLRKKGYNVLYPMGFDAFGMPAENAAIKMKLPPAEWTWSNIEHMTNQLKRAGYSYDWRRRVETCNVNYYKWNQWLFLQFYKKGLVYRKHAPVNWCEDCKTVLANEQVVGDGVCWRCGTPVVKRGLEQWFIRITDYAQELADCLDDLDGWPERVVTMQRNWIGRSEGVHFKMDIVDTDLSIEAFTTRIDTVFGVTFVAIAAEHPFVEAFAGKVGGTKAEELRAFAKRMSSRSAIERTAVGTDKEGIETGFYAINPVNGKKVPIWIADYILMDYGTGAIMGVPAHDQRDFDFVRKYGIPVIPVVRPADGPVPDGETMTGSVDADGIACNSGEFDGLPTPQAIEKIGEWFEEKGLGSREVQFRLRDWLISRQRYWGTPIPMVYCDHCGIVPVPEDQLPVELPLDIEMPEHGGNPLALREDWINTICPVCGKPARRETDTMDTFFCSSWYFSRYTSPWCTDQPFDKDEAAYWMNVDQYIGGIEHACLHLIYARFFTKVCADLGLLPKEMREPFKRLLTQGMVIKDGAKMSKSLGNVVDPDEIINKYGADTARLFILFASPPEKDLDWSERGVEGAHRFLGRVWRLVESNLEGIAAASRIRVPMKEINTSDIRDIKRIIHNTLDRVTRDISEERQFNTAVARLMELTNALIGFRPGTPDAWSVMREGVETLLSCLSPFAPHITEELWHMIGNDTFLSVEKWFEVDSGSLVEDMVTVVLQINGKVREQFTVKAGLSKEELSEEILSRAETKKRTEGKRIVKVIPIPGKLVNIVVKD; from the coding sequence ATGCCATACGATTTTGGCGCCATAGAACCAAAATGGCAGAAGGAATGGGCCGGATCAAAAGTTTTTGAAGTCGAGGCCGACAACAGCAAAGAAAAATTCTACTGTCTGGAGATGTTCCCTTATCCGAGCGGAGCCCTGCACATGGGGCACCTCCGCAACTATTCCATCGGTGACCTCCTGGCAAGGTTCCTCAGGAAGAAGGGCTACAATGTCCTCTATCCGATGGGCTTCGATGCCTTCGGGATGCCTGCGGAAAACGCGGCGATAAAAATGAAACTTCCTCCGGCTGAATGGACATGGAGCAACATCGAACATATGACGAATCAGCTAAAAAGGGCCGGGTACAGCTACGACTGGAGAAGAAGGGTAGAGACGTGCAACGTCAATTATTATAAATGGAACCAGTGGCTTTTCCTCCAGTTCTACAAGAAAGGACTTGTTTACCGCAAGCATGCCCCGGTCAACTGGTGCGAGGACTGCAAAACTGTCCTTGCCAATGAACAGGTGGTGGGGGACGGTGTCTGCTGGCGCTGCGGCACCCCTGTCGTGAAGCGGGGCCTTGAGCAGTGGTTCATAAGGATAACCGACTACGCTCAGGAACTTGCGGACTGTCTTGATGACCTTGACGGATGGCCGGAACGGGTCGTAACCATGCAGAGAAACTGGATAGGCCGATCCGAGGGCGTCCATTTCAAAATGGATATAGTTGATACAGACCTCAGCATTGAAGCTTTCACTACAAGGATCGATACCGTCTTCGGAGTGACCTTTGTCGCTATAGCCGCAGAGCATCCCTTTGTCGAGGCATTTGCCGGGAAGGTCGGAGGAACCAAGGCTGAAGAACTGAGGGCTTTCGCAAAAAGGATGTCCTCACGGAGCGCGATAGAGCGTACCGCGGTCGGTACGGACAAAGAGGGTATAGAAACAGGATTTTATGCCATAAATCCTGTAAACGGCAAAAAAGTGCCCATATGGATCGCAGACTACATACTGATGGACTACGGAACAGGAGCGATCATGGGTGTTCCAGCTCATGACCAGAGGGACTTCGATTTCGTAAGGAAATACGGCATCCCCGTTATCCCGGTCGTAAGGCCGGCGGACGGACCTGTCCCCGACGGAGAGACGATGACCGGGTCAGTCGACGCTGACGGCATAGCATGCAATTCAGGCGAGTTTGACGGCTTGCCCACTCCCCAGGCTATCGAAAAGATAGGTGAATGGTTCGAGGAAAAAGGACTTGGCAGCAGAGAGGTCCAGTTCAGGCTGAGGGACTGGCTCATCTCAAGGCAGCGGTACTGGGGCACTCCCATCCCGATGGTCTACTGCGACCACTGCGGGATAGTTCCGGTACCTGAAGACCAGCTTCCGGTGGAACTGCCTCTTGACATCGAGATGCCCGAGCATGGAGGCAATCCGCTAGCCCTTCGTGAAGACTGGATAAATACGATATGCCCGGTATGCGGAAAACCTGCAAGGCGTGAGACCGACACAATGGACACGTTCTTCTGTTCTTCGTGGTACTTCAGCAGGTATACTTCGCCGTGGTGTACAGATCAGCCCTTTGACAAAGACGAGGCAGCCTACTGGATGAACGTCGACCAGTACATCGGCGGTATTGAGCACGCATGCCTTCATCTCATATACGCAAGGTTCTTTACAAAAGTATGCGCAGACCTCGGCCTCCTTCCGAAAGAGATGAGAGAGCCCTTCAAAAGGCTCCTTACGCAGGGAATGGTGATAAAAGACGGGGCCAAGATGTCCAAATCTCTTGGCAACGTTGTCGATCCTGATGAAATAATCAACAAATACGGAGCTGACACGGCAAGGCTCTTCATCCTTTTCGCATCTCCGCCAGAAAAAGACCTTGACTGGTCAGAGAGAGGCGTCGAGGGAGCCCATCGTTTCCTTGGAAGGGTGTGGCGCCTCGTCGAATCGAACCTTGAAGGGATAGCGGCAGCTTCCAGGATCCGGGTGCCGATGAAAGAGATAAATACTTCTGATATCAGGGATATCAAACGCATTATCCACAATACCCTCGACAGGGTCACCAGGGACATAAGTGAAGAGCGTCAGTTCAACACAGCCGTTGCCAGGCTCATGGAGCTTACCAACGCTCTCATCGGATTCAGGCCCGGTACTCCTGATGCATGGTCAGTAATGAGGGAGGGTGTGGAGACCCTGCTCTCATGCCTTTCCCCCTTTGCGCCCCACATAACGGAAGAACTCTGGCACATGATCGGGAACGATACCTTCCTATCAGTTGAAAAATGGTTTGAAGTTGACTCGGGATCTCTCGTGGAAGACATGGTGACTGTAGTGCTTCAGATAAACGGCAAGGTCAGGGAGCAGTTCACTGTGAAGGCCGGTCTGTCGAAGGAAGAACTCAGCGAGGAGATCCTCTCGAGAGCTGAGACGAAGAAAAGGACCGAAGGCAAACGAATTGTCAAGGTCATCCCGATCCCCGGCAAGCTGGTTAATATTGTGGTGAAAGACTGA
- the rpsT gene encoding 30S ribosomal protein S20, with protein MPNKKSAKKRVLVTERNRIYNRFWKTRCKNAVKKLLDAVEQKDSELAAKRLNEAQGVLDKAVVKGVVHRNTASRRKAMMAARFKSLSA; from the coding sequence TTGCCAAATAAGAAATCAGCAAAAAAACGAGTTCTGGTCACTGAAAGAAACCGCATTTACAACCGCTTCTGGAAAACCCGCTGCAAAAATGCAGTTAAGAAGCTTCTGGATGCAGTTGAACAGAAAGACTCCGAGCTTGCAGCAAAGAGGCTGAACGAGGCTCAGGGTGTACTGGATAAGGCGGTAGTAAAGGGCGTCGTCCACCGGAATACAGCGTCCCGCCGCAAGGCTATGATGGCAGCTAGATTTAAATCCCTTTCTGCCTAG
- the rpmH gene encoding 50S ribosomal protein L34 produces the protein MKRTFQPHNTRRKRSMGFLVRSASPSGRRILRNRRRKGRARLAV, from the coding sequence GTGAAACGAACATTTCAGCCGCATAACACCAGACGAAAGCGTTCAATGGGCTTTCTCGTACGTTCTGCCTCCCCAAGCGGACGCCGCATTTTGAGGAATCGTCGCCGTAAGGGTAGAGCGCGTCTTGCTGTCTAA
- a CDS encoding ribonuclease P protein component, whose protein sequence is MNFGFSSAVRLRHGWQFDLVFRTGRRETGELVRLLFVERPGDPVLVGVTVGKKTANAAKRTRGRRMMREAFRRLLPWIRDGVWIIASLREKALERSSVDIYMDIAHSLKRRGLMRQDWPGPDWNADKAGRTCA, encoded by the coding sequence GTGAATTTCGGCTTTTCGTCAGCTGTCAGGCTCAGGCACGGATGGCAGTTCGACCTTGTATTCCGCACCGGACGTCGTGAAACAGGCGAGCTGGTGCGGTTGTTGTTTGTTGAACGCCCCGGCGATCCCGTACTGGTGGGAGTGACTGTGGGGAAAAAAACAGCAAACGCCGCAAAGCGTACAAGAGGCCGAAGGATGATGAGGGAAGCATTCAGGAGGCTTTTACCATGGATAAGGGACGGAGTATGGATAATAGCGTCGCTCAGGGAGAAAGCTCTGGAAAGGTCTTCCGTTGACATCTACATGGATATCGCGCATTCGCTCAAAAGAAGGGGACTCATGAGGCAGGACTGGCCCGGACCGGACTGGAATGCTGACAAGGCAGGACGAACATGCGCCTAG
- the yidD gene encoding membrane protein insertion efficiency factor YidD encodes MRLASMAGLFLIRFYQAAISPVLGGGKCRFIPTCSEYTAEAVERYGLIYGAELGLRRILRCGPWDPGGYDPVPGQEDLDTRIRIGKLFKGLRKVR; translated from the coding sequence ATGCGCCTAGCATCGATGGCAGGACTTTTTCTGATCAGGTTCTACCAGGCAGCAATATCACCGGTACTGGGAGGAGGAAAATGCCGCTTCATCCCGACATGCTCCGAATATACAGCTGAAGCGGTAGAAAGATACGGTCTTATTTACGGAGCGGAACTCGGACTGCGGAGGATACTGCGCTGCGGTCCATGGGATCCGGGAGGGTACGACCCTGTGCCCGGACAGGAAGATTTAGATACACGGATCCGGATAGGAAAGTTATTTAAAGGACTTCGAAAGGTTAGGTGA
- a CDS encoding YidC/Oxa1 family membrane protein insertase, giving the protein MGAIWNGASDLLLMILEFFYGLTNSFGMAIVLLTIAVRIALYPLNQKQMVSMQQMQKIQPRLKVLQEKYANDKEKLNQETMRLYKENKINPAAGCLPLLVQLPILILLFNVLRTYDFAGTSFLGIILGSSTTAGLAQAVGVAADPTGNYGLMSVLTGIMQNPSGLSNAGLYMGNLILLISISFLTWAQQKLSSAGANPQMAMMNTIMPFFMAFICLSMPGGVMLYWGLSSLIGVAQQYFVMKKTKEELQVKPVLHKNKPTPAAVEDDDDEYEDDYDDDDDE; this is encoded by the coding sequence TTGGGCGCGATTTGGAATGGAGCAAGCGATCTGCTTCTCATGATCCTTGAATTTTTTTACGGCCTCACAAACTCTTTTGGAATGGCCATAGTGCTGTTGACAATAGCTGTAAGGATAGCACTTTACCCCCTCAACCAGAAACAAATGGTCAGTATGCAGCAGATGCAGAAGATACAGCCACGTCTGAAGGTGCTGCAGGAAAAATATGCCAACGATAAAGAGAAACTCAACCAGGAGACGATGCGTCTCTACAAGGAGAATAAAATTAATCCGGCAGCGGGATGTCTGCCTCTTCTGGTGCAGCTGCCGATCCTCATCCTTCTCTTCAATGTACTTAGGACATATGATTTTGCCGGGACATCCTTCCTCGGGATAATACTGGGTTCGTCGACGACCGCAGGCCTTGCCCAGGCGGTTGGCGTAGCGGCAGATCCGACAGGAAACTACGGCCTTATGTCAGTCCTGACAGGCATCATGCAGAATCCGTCGGGACTCTCAAATGCCGGACTCTACATGGGCAACCTCATTTTGCTCATAAGCATTTCATTCCTTACCTGGGCTCAGCAGAAACTTTCTTCAGCAGGGGCAAACCCGCAGATGGCTATGATGAACACAATAATGCCGTTTTTCATGGCGTTCATCTGCCTTTCGATGCCTGGCGGAGTCATGCTTTACTGGGGGCTTTCATCGCTTATCGGAGTTGCTCAGCAATACTTCGTAATGAAAAAGACGAAAGAGGAACTTCAGGTCAAGCCTGTCCTTCATAAGAACAAACCTACGCCGGCCGCAGTTGAGGACGATGACGATGAATACGAGGACGACTACGATGACGACGATGATGAATAA